A window of the Juglans microcarpa x Juglans regia isolate MS1-56 chromosome 5D, Jm3101_v1.0, whole genome shotgun sequence genome harbors these coding sequences:
- the LOC121266458 gene encoding plant cysteine oxidase 1-like isoform X2, whose product MEAGLVERGRDVVGHVTRVGYVKKIITKRRRTRRIVRPPQVAPPMALQELFVSCLDVFKGPGTVPSPQDVQKLCHILDNMKPEDVGLSAELQFFKPSNGVKSDPRVTSTTIYKCDNFSLCMFFLPATGVIPLHNHPGMTVFSKLLLGTMHIKSYDWVDSVDSDSSVQSSQLRLAKLKADRVFTAPCDTSVLYPTTGGNIHAFTAITPCAVLDVLGPPYSNEDGRDCSFYKDHPYAASREATVKMEEADCYGWLEEIEMPENSEIDEIEYLGPRIIEHR is encoded by the exons ATGGAGGCAGGGTTAGTGGAGCGCGGAAGAGACGTGGTTGGGCATGTTACCAGAGTTGGATATGTGAAGAAGATTATAACGAAGAGGAGACGCACGCGGAGGATTGTGCGGCCTCCGCAGGTGGCCCCCCCTATGGCGTTGCAGGAGCTGTTCGTGTCGTGCCTAGACGTGTTCAAAGGCCCTGGCACCGTTCCTTCCCCTCAGGATGTACAGAAACTATGCCACATTCTTG ACAATATGAAGCCAGAAGACGTGGGGCTAAGTGCAGAACTACAGTTTTTTAAGCCTTCAAATGGGGTCAAAAGTGATCCAAGGGTCACATCCACAACCATTTACAAGTGCGATAACTTTTCG TTGTGCATGTTCTTTCTCCCTGCAACTGGGGTGATCCCCCTTCACAACCATCCTGGAATGACTGTTTTTAGCAAGCTTTTATTAGGAACAATGCACATCAAGTCCTATGACTGGGTCGATTCTGTCGATTCGGATAGCTCTGTGCAATCCTCCCAAT TGAGATTGGCAAAGTTGAAAGCTGACAGAGTCTTCACGGCCCCATGCGACACTTCAGTATTATATCCAACAACTGGGGGGAACATCCACGCCTTCACTGCCATAACCCCATGTGCTGTGCTTGATGTGCTAGGACCTCCCTATTCTAATGAAGATGGTCGAGATTGTTCCTTCTATAAAGATCATCCCTACGCTGCCTCAA GAGAGGCAACAGTGAAAATGGAGGAGGCCGACTGTTATGGATGGTTAGAAGAGATTGAAATGCCAGAGAACTCAGAAATTGACGAAATTGAATACTTGGGTCCTCGGATTATTGAGCATCGTTAG
- the LOC121266458 gene encoding plant cysteine oxidase 1-like isoform X1, translating into MEAGLVERGRDVVGHVTRVGYVKKIITKRRRTRRIVRPPQVAPPMALQELFVSCLDVFKGPGTVPSPQDVQKLCHILDNMKPEDVGLSAELQFFKPSNGVKSDPRVTSTTIYKCDNFSLCMFFLPATGVIPLHNHPGMTVFSKLLLGTMHIKSYDWVDSVDSDSSVQSSQLRLAKLKADRVFTAPCDTSVLYPTTGGNIHAFTAITPCAVLDVLGPPYSNEDGRDCSFYKDHPYAASTGEATVKMEEADCYGWLEEIEMPENSEIDEIEYLGPRIIEHR; encoded by the exons ATGGAGGCAGGGTTAGTGGAGCGCGGAAGAGACGTGGTTGGGCATGTTACCAGAGTTGGATATGTGAAGAAGATTATAACGAAGAGGAGACGCACGCGGAGGATTGTGCGGCCTCCGCAGGTGGCCCCCCCTATGGCGTTGCAGGAGCTGTTCGTGTCGTGCCTAGACGTGTTCAAAGGCCCTGGCACCGTTCCTTCCCCTCAGGATGTACAGAAACTATGCCACATTCTTG ACAATATGAAGCCAGAAGACGTGGGGCTAAGTGCAGAACTACAGTTTTTTAAGCCTTCAAATGGGGTCAAAAGTGATCCAAGGGTCACATCCACAACCATTTACAAGTGCGATAACTTTTCG TTGTGCATGTTCTTTCTCCCTGCAACTGGGGTGATCCCCCTTCACAACCATCCTGGAATGACTGTTTTTAGCAAGCTTTTATTAGGAACAATGCACATCAAGTCCTATGACTGGGTCGATTCTGTCGATTCGGATAGCTCTGTGCAATCCTCCCAAT TGAGATTGGCAAAGTTGAAAGCTGACAGAGTCTTCACGGCCCCATGCGACACTTCAGTATTATATCCAACAACTGGGGGGAACATCCACGCCTTCACTGCCATAACCCCATGTGCTGTGCTTGATGTGCTAGGACCTCCCTATTCTAATGAAGATGGTCGAGATTGTTCCTTCTATAAAGATCATCCCTACGCTGCCTCAA CAGGAGAGGCAACAGTGAAAATGGAGGAGGCCGACTGTTATGGATGGTTAGAAGAGATTGAAATGCCAGAGAACTCAGAAATTGACGAAATTGAATACTTGGGTCCTCGGATTATTGAGCATCGTTAG